From the Lathyrus oleraceus cultivar Zhongwan6 chromosome 3, CAAS_Psat_ZW6_1.0, whole genome shotgun sequence genome, the window ATGGATGCCATTCTACtcctttctatcccatttttcagaaacttttgaaaggatttttcatattcatatatcattatgttagaagtttgtggggcttgagatagtgcttcttcaagttttaaacattgtttgtttgtggagtctctttcttttatcaaagtttgatttttcatcttttagttctgaagcagttatctcaagcttatcacatgTCTATCATATGTCTATTATACATCGTCCTGTTTCCAAGAATGGTCTGCCtaatatgagaggaatctcctcatcttcgGGCATTTCCAGAATGACAAAGTCAACTGGGAAAAaaaacttgtcaatttttacaagaacgTCTTCCACAATGCCATAAGGTCGCCTCACAGAGCGATATGCAAACTGAAGtgtcattcgagtatcttgaacGGTGCCAATGCCTAATTTCTTATAGATGGATAGTGGCATTAAGCATACACTTTCTCCTAAGTCAATCAGGGCTTTCTTGGATTTTCTATCACCGATAGTGCATGGAATAGTAACTAATCCCCTATCTTTCTTTTTCATTGGGATTTTCATATCTTGAAGAATGACACTGCATGTTTCCGTTAGGATGATCGGGTCTATATCAGTGGAATGCTTTTTTGAGATGATGTATTccatgaacttggcatatattggcatttgttctaatgcctCAGAAAATGGATGTTTAtttcaagctttttgaacattTCCAGGAACCTCTCAATTTTTTTTCGTGTTCATCTTTTTTCTTCTGTCTTGGAGGGCAAGGGAGTTTGATGACTGGTTTTGAAACCTTTTCTTTCTCCTTGACAGGTGGTAGTACCACTTCTTCATCTTGGTCCTtggtttccttgatttctaaatccacttcTAACAATCCATCTTTCTCCATACTGTTGTCTTCTGTTGACTTCCCACTTCGGGTTACGACAACGTTAACATTGTTATGTTCCCGCGGATTTGTTACCGTACCACTGGGTAGGGTACCCGGGGATTGAGAGTTTGAAGCTAACTATTGTGTTATCTGACCCATTTGAACTTAGAGATTTTTTATGGAGGCAATGGTGTTTTTCTCATTAGTCCtggtttcttcttgaaactgcATGATGTGGGCGGCTAATTTTTCAATGGCGATTtcccattcagcctttttaggtgcctgttgttgtcgttgttgttgatACCGAGTCTGATATTTCCTTGTACCTTAttgcggaacattccctctcggatctttccaggagaaatttggatgattcttccaacctgggttgtaagtgttaaagtatggattattctgcttcaagaatttgatctcttcaatttgtttGGGGGTAGCAAAGCAATAGACCGTGTGATGAGGTCcttacagatttcacaagtgctagCCTGAGCCTGCTGGACCTAagctatctgttgagtacctatattcatagccttcaacttcttgtctacttcggcagcaactgtgtcttccagacaaattttatttgtctctaattttagatTAATCACCCCCTCTGACTGACTAGTACACCTGTCGTATAattctagatgctcattggcagctattgcttcaataatcctcttaataccagtggctgttgagaaatttattgagccaccagctgctgtatcaatcaactattttgtttttattttcagtccattaacgaacatctgcatttgttcggtctgatccatattatgagttaGACACGCTACAaagacccttttgaatcttttgtaggcgtctcccattgattcaccatccttctgtttgaaattaaggATTTCATACATTTCTCTCAAGAATACTGATGAtggaaagtactcatttaagaatgcagtttccatctcttcccatgatgtgGTATTGCCGGCTGGAAGAGAGTATACCCGC encodes:
- the LOC127129534 gene encoding uncharacterized protein LOC127129534; translated protein: MPIYAKFMEYIISKKHSTDIDPIILTETCSVILQDMKIPMKKKDRGLVTIPCTIGDRKSKKALIDLGESVCLMPLSIYKKLGIGTVQDTRMTLQFAYRSVRRPYGIVEDVLVKIDKFFFPVDFVILEMPEDEEIPLILGRPFLETGRCIIDI